The following coding sequences lie in one Glycine soja cultivar W05 chromosome 16, ASM419377v2, whole genome shotgun sequence genomic window:
- the LOC114390226 gene encoding linoleate 9S-lipoxygenase-4-like — MQTREELVEASATLIWIASALHATINFGQYPYGGLFLNRPTISRRFMPAKGSPEYDVLAKNPEKEFLKTITGKKETLIDLTVIEILSRHTSDEFYLGQRDGGDYWTSDAGPLEAFKRFGKNLEEIEKKLIEKNNDETLRNRYGPTKMPYTLLYPSSEEGLTFRGIPNSISI, encoded by the coding sequence ATGCAAACTCGTGAAGAGTTGGTTGAAGCTTCCGCTACCCTCATATGGATTGCTTCAGCTCTTCATGCTACTATTAACTTTGGACAGTATCCATATGGAGGTTTATTCCTGAATAGGCCAACTATTAGCAGGAGATTCATGCCTGCGAAAGGGTCTCCTGAATATGATGTGTTGGCTAAGAACCCTGAGAAGGAGTTTTTGAAGACTATTACTGGCAAGAAAGAGACCCTCATTGACCTTACAGTTATAGAAATTTTATCAAGGCACACATCTGATGAGTTCTACCTTGGGCAGAGAGATGGTGGTGACTACTGGACTTCTGATGCCGGGCCATTAGAGGCCTTTAAGAGGTTTGGAAAGAATCTTGAAGAGATTGAAAAGAAGCTTATAGAGAAGAACAATGATGAGACATTGAGAAACCGCTATGGGCCGACTAAAATGCCTTACACTTTGCTCTATCCTTCTAGTGAGGAGGGATTGACTTTCAGAGGAATTCCCAACAGTATCTCTATCTAA
- the LOC114389815 gene encoding probable mannitol dehydrogenase, which yields MDNNPKTTANCEKWCRHEVAGVVTEVGSKVEKFKVGDKVGVGCLVDSCCTYQNYDDNLENYCPQYTLTYGAKYRDGTITYGGYSNSMVADEHFVIRIPDSLALDATAPLICVGITVYSPLRYYGLDKPDLHVGVVGLGGLGHMAVKFAKAFGAKVIVISTSPSKKDEAIQHLGADSFLLNRDQDQMQGTMGALDGIIDTVSAVHPLLPLIGLLKSHGKIVMVDAPERPLELPVFPLLAAKHNVKPDIEVIPMDYVNTAMERLLKEDVKYRFVIDIGNTLKV from the exons ATGGATAACAACCCAAAAACAACAGCTAAT TGTGAGAAATGGTGCAGGCACGAGGTAGCTGGTGTAGTGACAGAGGTGGGAAGCAAAGTAGAAAAGTTCAAAGTTGGAGACAAGGTTGGTGTGGGATGCTTGGTTGATTCCTGTTGCACCTACCAGAACTATGATGACAATCTTGAGAATTATTGTCCTCAATATACGCTCACATATGGTGCCAAATATAGAGATGGCACCATCACATACGGAGGCTACTCTAACTCAATGGTTGCAGATGAGCATTTTGTGATTCGCATTCCTGATAGCTTAGCACTTGATGCTACTGCACCTCTTATTTGTGTTGGCATCACTGTGTATAGCCCTCTCAGATATTATGGACTTGACAAGCCTGACCTACATGTTGGTGTGGTTGGTCTCGGTGGACTAGGTCACATGGCTGTCAAGTTTGCCAAAGCTTTTGGAGCTAAGGTCATAGTAATAAGTACATCACCTAGTAAAAAGGATGAAGCAATACAACATCTTGGAGCTGATTCCTTTCTACTAAACCGTGACCAAGATCAGATGCAG GGTACAATGGGTGCTTTGGATGGTATTATTGACACAGTTTCTGCGGTTCATCCTCTCTTACCTCTCATTGGTTTGCTCAAGTCTCATGGAAAGATTGTAATGGTGGATGCACCAGAGAGGCCTCTAGAACTACCAGTCTTTCCTTTACTTGCTG CGAAACACAATGTCAAACCTGACATTGAAGTCATTCCTATGGACTATGTCAACACAGCAATGGAACGACTCCTTAAAGAAGATGTTAAATATCGATTTGTTATTGACATTGGAAACACACTGAAAGTCTGA